The Vicia villosa cultivar HV-30 ecotype Madison, WI linkage group LG1, Vvil1.0, whole genome shotgun sequence genome includes a region encoding these proteins:
- the LOC131654787 gene encoding uncharacterized mitochondrial protein AtMg01250-like: MGFGDRWMRWMGSSIFTNSLPVLINGSATKDFLVEKGLREGDSLSPFLFVLFMEALTDLLKKSKQSGEFRSFKIKDDKEVDILQFADDTIILAEGDTANLWSMESIFRGFELMSRSWINFYKSNVYGVNVGDWYMEAASTFLSCKVGCLPFKFLGVGVGGDLRKIAMWKDLLMMLKRRLAVWRGKHLNMAGRVVLINSFLNAIPIYSLSFYKDPKKGVE, translated from the coding sequence ATGGGTTTTGGTGATCGTTGGATGAGATGGATGGGCAGTAGTATCTTTACCAATTCTTTACCCGTTCTCATCAACGGTAGTGCTACGAAGGACTTTTTAGTCGAGAAAGGTCTTAGGGAAGGAGACTCGTTATctccttttttgtttgttttattcatGGAGGCGCTGACGGATTTATTGAAGAAATCAAAGCAAAGTGGGGAATTTCGTAGTTTCAAGATCAAAGACGATAAGGAGGTGGACATATtacaatttgcggacgacacaATAATCTTAGCCGAAGGAGATACCGCAAACTTGTGGAGTATGGAATCTATTTTTAGAGGGTTTGAGTTGATGTCCAGATCAtggataaatttttataaaagcaaTGTTTACGGTGTTAACGTTGGTGATTGGTACATGGAAGCCGCGTCCACTTTCCTTTCGTGTAAAGTGGGATGTTTGCCTTTCAAATTTCTTGGAGTTGGGGTGGGAGGAGACCTGAGGAAAATTGCAATGTGGAAAGATTTATTGATGATGTTAAAAAGAAGATTGGCCGTTTGGAGAGGTAAACATCTCAATATGGCGGGTAGAGTGGTGTTGATTAATTCCTTTCTAAATGCTATTCCAATTTATTCTCTTTCTTTCTATAAGGATCCAAAAAAAGGTGTTGAATGA